Within Phycodurus eques isolate BA_2022a unplaced genomic scaffold, UOR_Pequ_1.1 contig_188, whole genome shotgun sequence, the genomic segment agtccacgatcatctctacagtcttgagcgtgttcagctccaggttgtgtcggccgcaacacagctccagccggtccgcttcctgtcgatatgcagactcgtcaccgtccttgatgaggtcgatgacagtggtgtcatctgcaaacttcaggagtttgacagtcgggtgcgctgaggtgcagtcgttcgtgtagagagagaagagcagcggagagaggacaaaaccttggggtgccccagtgctgaagctgcgtgtggatgaggaggcctcccccagcctgacctgctgtgtcctgcctgtcagaaagctgtaaatccactggcagatggcaggtgagacgcggagctggagaagcttggatgaaaagagttcagggatgatggtgttgaacgctgagctgaatgaagtccacgaacaggatcctcgcttaggtccctgcactgtcgaggtgttctaggatgaagtgcagtcccatgttgactccaTCATCCGGAGACCTGTTCGCTtgataggcaaactgcagggggtccagcaggggacctgtgacgctcttgaagtggtccagcacgagacgttcaaaggacttcatgaccacagatgtcaaggcgacaggcctgttgtcatttagacctgagattgcaggtttcttggggactggaatgatggtggagtgtttgaaacaagatggtacttcgcacagttccagagatctattgaaaatctgtgtgaagactggagcgagctggtccgcgctgactttgaggcaggatggggacacatggtctgggcctgccgctttgttaatctttttttgtttgaagatgcgtctaacatcctgttcatggatggttaacgcagaagtcagaggtgtgattgtggtcgggggtgcggccggatgggtgtggggtgtgaaagtgtccttttcaaatctgcagtagaaggtattcaagtcgttggctcatGTGCTagtgttctcagcttgggggggatcgttgcttgtaattagtcaggtattggaatgcatgccagactgatttagagtcgttagcgcgaaactgtttttccaactttgctgcatagttcttCTTTGCAATGtgaatttctttagtcagctggtttctagctcgatgatacagggccctgtcccctatcagatttcgcttacccgcaggactaatcgggagaaatgtcctgaccgGCTCTCCGTTTAAGGGGTCGAGCTCCCCCCTTATTTCCTCCCCCGGCCGGCACCAACGCCGTGAGCGCGAGGGGACGAGGAGCtgttaagccggtgtcgagatgaattcgcctaggtgcgctcactgcctttagttttacggagccaatccggtctgccctcactaatcaccccttgatgagtaaccgcACCGAGTGAAAGGATAATCAAAATGAGTACTCCGTTTTTACGGCAGCTCCATCCCTTATAAATCGTTGGCATTTGTTAAAgacctagtaaatttaacaGTCCTTGTCAGGACCGTACGGTTTGGTGTTGGTATCGAGCCGAAGGCGATCTTGGATGAGTTACTCTGTTTTAGGAATGGTCATAGGACCCGGTGGTAGGGGTCTTGTCGAAGTTCAATCACTATATAAGAGGTTGAGGGTTAAGGTCGAGATTAATTCTCATTTATAAGAATGACAAGGATAGAATAGAATTaaagcaaggtatttatttcagtgattacacAAGGTTGGATTGATAATATGACAGTATGGGTTAGCGATAtataatgaacaataataagaataataaaaatggaaagaaatagaaGTTGTTCAAAAGtcataaatcacaaaataagtatttacctttttgagtgagcttttaaggagtgatcaagtcctacggagccgtaacgccaattaataataagataatttggACATCAGAACGCCTGAACAGCTGACTAGCCCTTTTTCCCTTATTCCGCGCAATGTCAATAGAGGTTCTATTAGTTACCTTATTATAGTACACTGTTTTGTCTTACCCAATTAAATGAGAAGGAGATTTAAAAGTGAAGTCCTCCTGCCAGCTTGTCCCTGAGCATtgcgaggggaaaaaagaacgtgTGTCTCCCTATCTCGAGAGAGTAAGGAGCCCCGTTTGTCCGTGTGAGGGATTTTTATAACCTCTGTTCCCGCCTTCAGCGTCCTaactttttttgacttgagtggaAAGTACCTATTTTTCCCttactcattcagtgtcctgacttgacctaagtggaaagcacctatctCTCCATTACTCATCCAGTGTCCTGACATGATCCTAGTGGAAAGTACCCATTTCCCCCTTTTGctcattcagtgtcctgacATGATCCTAGTGGAAAGTACCCATTTCCCCTTTTTGCTCACCCAAAATAGGTTCACAGTAAATACTATTGACTACTCACATAATACATCCATTCAATGacaagcatatttcatatgTCTTGAACACAATCAATACACTTCATCACTTCTCATTAATCTCTTAAGCATTCTGCAATACATGTTTATCAGTTCATatttatacattcatgtgaatacaattctctCATGCATTTCAACAGGTCCATGCTTACTTCGTAGAGCATTCGTGTGCTCCGTTGCCTGAGAGAGACAACCTTGCACAGGTCATAATCTTTGCATAAAAGCTGTTCCAAAGCATTGTACAttagaaatacaaaaatcaaaatattatataacagccttattaggcttgatgtactttttatcactgatttccaaaagaacatctAAATTATAACTTCACAGAGAATCATTAAAATTATCTCAAggatataaaatcaagcaattgattatataagcagttgacctcagtatgtgtttgtttacttatGACAAGGGGGTTTTAATAGTATTGATATAAGTAAGAAGACTTATGCTTGACCTGGCGACTCTTTCCTTACGATCTAATTTGGTTTgtcgacctctggtggttggaccaggaattgaaactggggctaagctcaatcacattaacccagccacatatgccaattacaacctttttgtACCATTGCTTATGTATGTAGCCTGGCGCCCACCCGacaccccctccttgagctgagACCCAGCCCCACTATGAACTGGGTCCTTGACGCATGGTAGCCCTGAACGCGTTGACAATAGCCGTCCACTCCTGAACGCCACTTGCCACCGCTGGCTCTGGGTCAAGACAGTCAGGGTTCACCACCACATCCATCAGCATCTCCAGCACATCACTAGGCGTCCCGGGAGTAGTCGGACAAGGAGATGTCGCTTCAGAAACCACCGATGTAGTGGGTGGAGGAGAGGTAGGAGTCCAGCTGTCATATacactttcctcctcctcttcctcctcctcctcctcatccacaTTTATGACCTCCCCCGGAGACGGTGGACGTGCAGTTGGTGTAATGCTGCCGACCGCTGGCGCTCGTCGGGCGGCACTGGGCTCGGGGGCCTCAGGCCTAGACTCCCGGTCCGAACGATGGTCGGCGGCAGTGGTGGTGGCTAAGCCCTGGTCCGGTGGTGGTCGTGTCTCGGGGCTAACTGCTATGCAGGAGCCACCCTTCATATGATATGTGAAACGGTAGCCCCCGCTAGCTAGGCGCCAAGCCATACGAAGCAATGGATAGACTCTGCCCAAATAACGGCCGTCCTCGGTCAAAATCACAAGGGGTACCAAAGGTTCACCTAAAACAGAATGTGTCATAATACCCTTAGTCGCCAGTTCAGCAAAGGTCAGCCACAGCCAGTCATCAGTGAGGAAGCCTTGTTCTCGCGCCACCTTTTTTAGGTAGATTCCATCAGGTACaatccagacttccctctttgAACTAAGCGGTGAAGGGAAGCAGCAGTGTCCCAGGAAGGAACTGCCCACGACCCACGCGGATCGAAGGGAGTCATTCCCACAAAGGACACACCGCGGGGTAATTACTTTCTGTAAACATACACATAGTCAACACAGTTCATCACATGAAGGGGATCCTAGGCATCATCCTGGTCCCTTACAAAAATCACCTGACCCGGAGGTCGTGTTATTGTGTGATCTCTACTGAGCGAGCGTATACTCAAACTGCGCCGCAGTGAGGGGGATATCACTGGCCGAGCAGCAGAGTTTCGAGGTGGGAGGGTAAAGAAGGCTGAGTATGTGAAGAACCAGGTAATCAGAACTAATTGATCAATTAACCGCATCCAAAGAAGAATGGAAATAATGCCCCAAATGGTTCCCCATATTATTAATTTAACCAATCGCCAAATCCATATCTTCTTACTTTTATTCTTCTGAAGGCTAATGACTAGGTTCATTACATATAAGGCTAGGGCTATTGCCAGCATACCCTCCAACACCACCGCTCCGTATATGATCTCAAAGGCTTTCATTGATGTTACGTCCAAGACTATCCAGCCTGTTAACAAAAATGTCTCTATTACGCCTTTGGGTGTTTTATAATCTATTATTATTCGGCCATGCATATATACAACGAACATGCCGAGTCCTAAGGTATAGGTACAATACAC encodes:
- the LOC133398481 gene encoding uncharacterized protein LOC133398481, yielding MKKPRRGWSLCVYKSWHTAPSSSVPTSWWKSEHRAMACSSSSNDTYDRPGALQNKVITPRCVLCGNDSLRSAWVVGSSFLGHCCFPSPLSSKREVWIVPDGIYLKKVAREQGFLTDDWLWLTFAELATKGIMTHSVLGEPLVPLVILTEDGRYLGRVYPLLRMAWRLASGGYRFTYHMKGGSCIAVSPETRPPPDQGLATTTAADHRSDRESRPEAPEPSAARRAPAVGSITPTARPPSPGEVINVDEEEEEEEEEESVYDSWTPTSPPPTTSVVSEATSPCPTTPGTPSDVLEMLMDVVVNPDCLDPEPAVASGVQEWTAIVNAFRATMRQGPSS